The proteins below come from a single Acidovorax sp. NCPPB 4044 genomic window:
- a CDS encoding LysR family transcriptional regulator yields MDWTHRLRLRQLQMLLSLAQTGNMSQSAQQLHTAQPALSKWLKELEDDLGMVLFERHARGLRPTPQGEALIAHARRIEAHLDSARDDMQALRDGGSGLVAVGTSGASASDVVPMAVLRLLEWLPRAQIRLAESTMNVLMQQLAHGELDVVVGRSAPELHDTHIHAEMLYMEPIHLVARPQHPLLRLERELAWSDLMAYRWLVWPRGTPIRNALEGALSAAGHALPPGSVESNSVTLNLTLLGHSDMVGMASHRAALRFSHLGALRVLPVRLSGFGSVSMYWRENTTDRTAVASMLRALREVAAPVS; encoded by the coding sequence CAACATGAGCCAGTCGGCGCAGCAGTTGCACACCGCCCAGCCCGCACTCTCCAAGTGGCTCAAGGAGCTGGAGGACGATCTGGGCATGGTGCTGTTCGAGCGCCATGCGCGCGGGCTGCGGCCCACGCCCCAGGGCGAGGCGCTGATCGCCCACGCCCGCCGCATCGAGGCCCACCTGGACAGCGCGCGCGACGACATGCAGGCCCTGCGCGACGGCGGCAGCGGGCTGGTGGCCGTGGGCACCTCGGGCGCCTCGGCCTCCGACGTGGTGCCCATGGCCGTGCTGCGCCTGCTGGAGTGGCTGCCGCGCGCGCAGATCCGGCTGGCCGAAAGCACCATGAACGTGCTGATGCAGCAGCTGGCGCACGGCGAGCTGGACGTGGTGGTGGGCCGCTCGGCGCCCGAGCTGCACGACACCCACATCCATGCCGAGATGCTCTACATGGAGCCCATCCACCTGGTGGCGCGCCCGCAGCACCCGCTGCTGCGGCTGGAGCGCGAGCTGGCCTGGAGCGACCTGATGGCCTACCGCTGGCTCGTCTGGCCGCGCGGCACGCCCATCCGCAACGCGCTGGAAGGCGCGCTCTCCGCGGCCGGGCATGCGCTGCCGCCGGGCAGCGTGGAATCGAACTCCGTCACCCTCAACCTCACGCTGCTGGGCCACAGCGACATGGTGGGCATGGCGTCGCACCGCGCGGCGCTGCGCTTCTCGCACCTGGGCGCGCTGCGCGTGCTGCCGGTACGGCTCTCGGGCTTCGGCTCGGTGTCGATGTACTGGCGCGAGAACACCACCGACCGCACGGCCGTGGCCAGCATGCTGCGCGCGCTGCGCGAGGTGGCGGCGCCCGTGTCCTGA
- a CDS encoding acyl-CoA dehydrogenase family protein: MAQATHEVFNQFAELADYDLLATDAALRDALQRAGAGHALPALGAHARRLGNAETRALAEQANRHTPALHRFDGRGRRIDRVEFHPAWDALMALYRGEGLVSMPFDSDRPGRWTAWAAGFYLHGQVEQGTLCPATMTQAAIPLLRKEPALWAQLGGKLHSRTHDPCDRPAHEKAGIWLGMGMTEKQGGSDVRANTTVATPIGAGGRGGEYRLRGHKWFFSTPQSDAHLVVARMGEGGPFACFYVPRRLPDGTLNGVHVQRLKDKVGNRSNASAEVEFCDAWGVLMGEEGRGIPTLIEMATTTRLNCVAGSAAILRQATVQAIAYARQRHAFGRALAGQPLMRAVLADLALESEAALVLLMRLAQAFEHDGDGTASAADRAWKRVVTPAAKFWVCKRGVELAGEAMEVFGGNGYVQDGVMARLFLEAPVNSIWEGSGNVMCLDVLRALARDPEAAQALLDDLAAGAQGEPRIAAALRGLQALVQSPPEALEALGRVLVQRLVLAAQACLLRRHAPAAVADAFIATRLGDGGAGRVVGAIDTHSLDVGAILERAFPG; the protein is encoded by the coding sequence ATGGCCCAGGCCACCCACGAGGTTTTCAACCAGTTCGCCGAGCTGGCCGACTACGACCTGCTCGCCACCGATGCCGCGCTGCGCGATGCGCTGCAGCGCGCCGGTGCCGGCCACGCCCTGCCCGCGCTGGGTGCCCACGCACGCCGGCTCGGCAATGCCGAAACCCGCGCGCTGGCCGAGCAGGCCAACCGCCACACCCCCGCGCTGCACCGCTTCGACGGCCGGGGGCGGCGCATCGACCGGGTGGAGTTCCACCCCGCATGGGACGCCCTCATGGCGCTCTACCGCGGCGAGGGGCTGGTCTCCATGCCCTTCGACAGCGACCGGCCCGGCCGCTGGACCGCCTGGGCGGCCGGCTTCTATCTGCACGGGCAGGTGGAGCAGGGCACGCTCTGCCCCGCCACCATGACCCAGGCCGCCATTCCGCTGCTGCGCAAGGAGCCTGCGCTCTGGGCGCAGCTGGGTGGCAAGCTCCACAGCCGCACGCACGACCCGTGCGACCGGCCCGCGCACGAGAAAGCCGGCATCTGGCTGGGCATGGGCATGACCGAGAAACAGGGCGGCTCCGACGTGCGCGCCAACACCACGGTGGCCACGCCCATCGGCGCGGGCGGGCGCGGCGGCGAATACCGGCTGCGGGGGCACAAGTGGTTCTTCTCCACCCCGCAGAGCGACGCGCACCTGGTGGTGGCGCGCATGGGCGAAGGCGGCCCCTTCGCCTGTTTCTACGTGCCGCGCAGGCTGCCGGACGGCACGCTCAACGGCGTGCACGTGCAGCGCCTGAAGGACAAGGTGGGCAACCGCAGCAACGCCAGCGCGGAGGTGGAATTCTGCGATGCCTGGGGCGTGCTGATGGGCGAGGAAGGCCGGGGCATTCCCACCCTGATCGAGATGGCCACGACCACCCGGCTGAACTGCGTGGCCGGCAGCGCCGCCATCCTGCGGCAGGCCACGGTGCAGGCCATCGCGTATGCGCGCCAGCGCCACGCCTTCGGCCGCGCGCTGGCCGGACAGCCCCTGATGCGCGCCGTGCTGGCCGATCTGGCGCTGGAGAGCGAGGCCGCGCTCGTGCTGCTGATGCGCCTGGCCCAGGCGTTCGAGCACGATGGCGACGGCACCGCCAGCGCGGCCGACCGCGCCTGGAAGCGCGTGGTGACCCCGGCCGCCAAGTTCTGGGTGTGCAAGCGCGGCGTGGAACTGGCCGGCGAGGCGATGGAGGTCTTCGGCGGCAACGGCTACGTGCAGGACGGCGTGATGGCGCGCCTTTTTCTCGAAGCGCCCGTCAATTCGATCTGGGAAGGGTCGGGCAACGTGATGTGCCTGGACGTGCTGCGGGCGCTGGCACGCGATCCGGAGGCCGCGCAGGCGCTGCTGGACGATCTCGCGGCCGGCGCGCAGGGCGAGCCCCGCATCGCCGCGGCGCTGCGCGGGCTGCAGGCTCTCGTGCAGTCACCGCCCGAGGCGCTGGAGGCCCTGGGCCGCGTGCTCGTGCAGCGGCTCGTGCTGGCCGCCCAGGCCTGCCTGCTGCGCCGGCACGCGCCCGCCGCCGTGGCCGATGCGTTCATCGCCACGCGGCTCGGAGACGGCGGCGCGGGGCGCGTGGTGGGCGCCATCGACACGCACTCGCTGGACGTGGGCGCGATCTTGGAGCGGGCGTTCCCGGGCTGA
- a CDS encoding sigma-70 family RNA polymerase sigma factor: protein MSTSAPTASGQAVQALYLQHHGWLVARLRRKLGCDWDAADLAQSTFVRVLCAFGTPVESLAEPRAYLTTIAQHLLSNHLRRRQIERAYLEALATLPEPMAPPPDARLMVLETLVAIDRLLDGLPVVARRAFLLWRLEELTQEEIAARLGISRTSVRRHLAAAAERCYFGEAGDAA, encoded by the coding sequence ATGTCCACCTCCGCGCCCACCGCCTCCGGGCAAGCGGTGCAAGCCCTCTATCTGCAGCACCATGGCTGGCTCGTGGCGCGGCTGCGCCGCAAGCTGGGCTGCGACTGGGATGCGGCCGATCTGGCGCAGAGCACGTTCGTGCGGGTGCTCTGCGCTTTCGGCACGCCCGTGGAGTCGCTGGCCGAGCCCCGCGCCTACCTCACCACCATCGCGCAGCACCTGCTCTCCAACCACCTGCGCCGCCGGCAGATCGAGCGCGCCTACCTGGAGGCGCTGGCCACCCTGCCCGAGCCCATGGCCCCGCCACCCGACGCGCGCCTGATGGTGCTGGAGACGCTGGTAGCCATCGACCGCCTGCTGGACGGCCTGCCCGTCGTCGCACGCCGCGCCTTCCTGCTCTGGCGGCTGGAGGAGCTGACGCAGGAAGAGATCGCCGCGCGGCTGGGCATCTCGCGCACCAGCGTGCGCCGGCACCTCGCGGCAGCGGCCGAGCGCTGCTATTTCGGGGAGGCCGGCGATGCCGCCTGA
- a CDS encoding FecR domain-containing protein codes for MPPDARAGAVSPAVARAAVAWLLALDEAPDGAPGADRTRARWRDWLAADPAHAAAWDRIAAMDERLRDTPSAAALQALAPPGAGRRRAAVRLAVLLAASTGALLAARETAPWQALAADLATATGERRRTVLADGTRLQLGTASAVDLRYGATERRIVLRRGEILVESAPDASRPLRVQTAEGTVRAIGTRFTVRQREGRTAVAVLDGAVELQPRGAHAPPPVLQAGQAADFSATQASPATALREGAAAWAEGMLVADDMALPDFLAELGRYRPGVLRCAPGAAGLRVSGTYPLDDTDRVLAALTRSLPVEVHSRSPWWVTVARRAD; via the coding sequence ATGCCGCCTGACGCGCGCGCCGGCGCGGTGAGCCCCGCCGTGGCCCGCGCGGCCGTGGCCTGGCTGCTGGCGCTCGACGAAGCCCCCGACGGCGCGCCCGGCGCGGACCGCACGCGCGCACGCTGGCGCGACTGGCTGGCCGCCGACCCCGCGCATGCCGCCGCCTGGGACCGCATCGCCGCGATGGACGAGCGCCTGCGGGACACCCCCTCCGCCGCAGCGCTGCAAGCGCTGGCGCCCCCAGGGGCCGGGCGCCGCCGCGCGGCCGTGCGCCTCGCGGTGCTGCTCGCAGCGAGCACGGGCGCGCTGCTGGCCGCGCGCGAGACCGCGCCCTGGCAAGCGCTGGCGGCCGACCTTGCCACCGCCACGGGCGAGCGGCGGCGCACCGTGCTGGCCGACGGCACGCGGCTGCAGTTGGGGACGGCTTCGGCTGTGGACCTGCGCTACGGCGCCACCGAACGCCGCATCGTGCTGCGCCGCGGAGAGATCCTGGTCGAAAGCGCGCCGGACGCCTCGCGCCCGCTGCGCGTGCAGACCGCCGAGGGCACCGTGCGCGCCATCGGCACGCGCTTCACCGTGCGGCAGCGGGAGGGCCGGACGGCCGTTGCCGTGCTGGACGGCGCGGTGGAGCTGCAGCCGCGCGGTGCGCACGCCCCGCCCCCGGTGCTGCAGGCGGGGCAGGCGGCGGATTTCAGCGCAACGCAGGCATCGCCAGCCACCGCCCTGCGCGAGGGCGCGGCCGCCTGGGCCGAAGGCATGCTCGTGGCCGACGACATGGCCCTGCCCGACTTCCTCGCCGAGCTGGGCCGCTACCGCCCCGGCGTGCTGCGCTGCGCGCCCGGCGCCGCCGGCCTGCGCGTGTCGGGCACCTACCCGCTGGACGACACCGACCGCGTGCTGGCCGCCCTCACGCGCTCACTGCCCGTGGAGGTGCACAGCCGCTCGCCCTGGTGGGTGACCGTGGCGCGGCGGGCGGATTGA
- a CDS encoding TonB-dependent receptor — protein sequence MHPAPRLRHPLAPLPLAARLLRFAAPALAALGPAAALAQPMPPAEGAAPRGYAIGPGPLAPALNRLGRESGTLITFDPALAAGRATPGVQGTRTVDGALAALLRGTGLEAVPGQDGAYSLRRTPEAAAAPPARGATVLQEVTVAAAATAGPDALPAAYAGGQVARGARLGLLGQTDTMDAPFHITSITAQAMEDRQTTTVADALAADPSVRSAAPGGDVADAFFIRGFAIGDNNIGEVAFDGLYGVAPNYRLLTDYAERVEVLKGPAAMLYGMSPNSGIGGGINVVPKRAAEDLLRLRADAGTRSQAGGHVDFARRFGEGRAFGVRFNGGRRTGDTPMDHQHRGATLGALALDYTGERTQATLDLLHQQEAVDAPTRRPALAAGIPVPAAPDARRNITQRWEWYDSTEKSALLRVQHALHPQLSAFASAGAAQSDVDRLFNTPTVVNPAGDTRVTPTRARFDVRREAQEAGLRGRFATGGAMHQVTLQWSRYEDRYRMGSVAGSAYTSNLYAPIDRPAQSVAAPATTPQRSGNHLRGIALSDTIGLLDDRLIAVLGVRRQHVGADNFDTAGLRTGTYAQSATTPMAGIVFKPWTGVSFYANAIEGLSKGDTAPGTASNAGEVFAPYKARQREIGVKVDHGRFMTTASLFQIRKPTGLMEGDRFTVGGEQRNRGLELTAYGALPGGWRLHGGATWIDAELTRTGNPATTGRTAVGVPRAQFTLQAEVDAAAVPGLTLTAGAVHTGAQFADAANTQRLPAWTTLDLGLRWRTRVAERDTTFRALVRNATGRNDWAGASTWGTLLQGAPRTLQVSATVDF from the coding sequence ATGCACCCCGCGCCGCGCCTTCGCCACCCGCTCGCTCCCCTGCCCCTCGCCGCCCGCCTGCTCCGCTTCGCCGCGCCCGCGCTGGCGGCCCTCGGGCCCGCCGCGGCCCTCGCCCAGCCCATGCCCCCGGCGGAAGGCGCCGCGCCGCGCGGCTACGCCATCGGCCCGGGCCCGCTCGCCCCGGCCCTGAACCGCCTGGGCCGCGAATCGGGCACGCTCATCACCTTCGACCCGGCCCTGGCGGCGGGCCGGGCCACCCCCGGCGTCCAGGGCACACGCACGGTGGACGGCGCGCTCGCCGCGCTGCTGCGCGGCACGGGCCTGGAGGCGGTGCCCGGCCAGGACGGCGCCTACTCGCTGCGCCGCACGCCCGAGGCCGCGGCCGCGCCGCCGGCGCGCGGCGCCACCGTGCTGCAGGAGGTGACCGTGGCCGCCGCCGCCACGGCCGGGCCGGACGCGCTGCCGGCGGCGTACGCCGGCGGCCAGGTGGCGCGCGGCGCTCGGCTGGGCCTGCTGGGCCAGACCGACACGATGGACGCACCCTTCCACATCACCAGCATCACTGCCCAGGCCATGGAAGACCGGCAGACCACCACCGTGGCCGACGCGCTCGCGGCCGACCCCTCGGTGCGCAGCGCCGCGCCCGGGGGCGACGTGGCCGACGCCTTCTTCATCCGCGGCTTCGCCATCGGCGACAACAACATCGGCGAGGTGGCCTTCGACGGCCTCTACGGCGTGGCGCCCAACTACCGCCTGCTCACCGACTACGCCGAGCGCGTGGAAGTGCTCAAGGGCCCCGCCGCGATGCTCTACGGCATGTCGCCCAACAGCGGCATCGGCGGCGGCATCAACGTGGTGCCCAAGCGCGCCGCCGAGGACCTGCTGCGCCTGCGCGCCGACGCGGGCACGCGCTCGCAGGCCGGCGGCCATGTGGACTTCGCGCGCCGCTTCGGCGAAGGCCGTGCCTTCGGCGTGCGCTTCAACGGCGGCCGCCGCACCGGCGACACGCCCATGGACCACCAGCACCGCGGCGCCACGCTGGGCGCGCTCGCGCTCGACTACACCGGCGAGCGCACCCAGGCCACGCTGGACCTGCTCCACCAGCAAGAGGCCGTGGATGCCCCCACGCGCCGTCCCGCGCTGGCCGCCGGCATCCCCGTGCCCGCGGCGCCCGACGCCCGGCGCAACATCACCCAGCGCTGGGAGTGGTACGACAGCACCGAGAAGTCCGCCCTGCTGCGCGTGCAGCACGCTCTGCATCCGCAGCTGTCGGCGTTCGCGAGCGCGGGCGCGGCGCAATCCGACGTGGACCGCCTCTTCAACACCCCCACCGTCGTGAACCCCGCGGGCGACACCCGCGTCACCCCCACGCGGGCGCGCTTCGACGTGCGCCGCGAAGCGCAGGAGGCCGGACTGCGCGGCCGCTTCGCCACGGGGGGCGCCATGCACCAGGTCACGCTGCAGTGGAGCCGCTACGAGGACCGCTACCGCATGGGCTCGGTCGCCGGCAGCGCCTACACCTCCAACCTCTACGCGCCGATCGACCGGCCCGCGCAGTCGGTGGCGGCGCCGGCCACCACGCCGCAGCGCTCCGGCAACCACCTGCGCGGCATCGCGCTCTCGGACACCATCGGCCTGCTGGACGACCGCCTTATCGCCGTACTGGGCGTGCGCCGCCAGCACGTGGGCGCGGACAACTTCGACACCGCGGGCCTGCGCACCGGCACCTACGCGCAGAGCGCCACCACGCCCATGGCCGGCATCGTGTTCAAGCCGTGGACGGGCGTCTCCTTCTACGCCAACGCCATCGAGGGCCTGAGCAAGGGCGACACCGCGCCCGGCACCGCCAGCAACGCGGGCGAGGTGTTCGCGCCGTACAAGGCGCGCCAGCGCGAGATCGGCGTGAAGGTGGACCACGGCCGCTTCATGACCACGGCCAGCCTCTTCCAGATCCGCAAGCCCACCGGCCTGATGGAGGGCGACCGCTTCACCGTGGGCGGCGAGCAGCGCAACCGGGGCCTGGAGCTGACGGCCTACGGCGCGCTGCCCGGCGGCTGGCGCCTGCATGGCGGCGCCACCTGGATCGATGCCGAACTCACGCGCACCGGCAATCCCGCCACCACCGGCCGCACCGCCGTGGGCGTGCCGCGCGCGCAGTTCACGCTCCAGGCCGAGGTGGATGCCGCCGCCGTGCCGGGCCTCACGCTCACGGCCGGCGCCGTGCACACCGGCGCGCAGTTCGCCGATGCCGCCAACACCCAGCGACTGCCCGCCTGGACCACGCTGGATCTGGGCCTGCGCTGGCGCACGCGCGTCGCCGAGCGCGACACCACCTTCCGCGCGCTGGTGCGCAATGCCACGGGCCGCAACGACTGGGCCGGCGCCTCCACCTGGGGCACGCTGCTGCAGGGCGCGCCGCGCACGCTGCAGGTGTCGGCCACGGTGGACTTCTGA
- a CDS encoding NEL-type E3 ubiquitin ligase domain-containing protein, with translation MPAIQSGPPVSPILARPRDAQGAVPAPAAGRGSAPAAGTGLPPGNARAPVADATGRRSRVDSAWVRSALGDMARRSATLHDRWLKKPASEQYLYAKRLEPAQRARLEEALEQRFRQAADPRERKEAMTLWLSVQHARLRTHGDEHRSAHHRAQAGNIVHTLGAGLFSATTLAQRVADSRSDYYDSMLRPEYRTALNHLLRVIGDAALEPALRGAAEQALRYHCETEGTIAPAHANRLRRDGIAALAASGHQFTEETFLSRWEQSFAARHPGSMPGRAEPSLGDALRTVLADPSPARRVGAVKALLKHAAADAMAAAQAQVLAAMDTPEARDAALSVLAQARRLLREEADLDDDIAKARPLAEVAGEWMGTPELDVPELDMGAFGSETYASSFSRLLERRHPSALALADPAGRGRAILEEGREVIRAVCEDGTLRAQVFAMSANALGTCGDNVAAGFAAIVLAVRAHGMARAIREGRVDAAGLGDWARRQFRLGALETEVHLFIQRARQLQGLPEDMAGQLDRESMETLLHAQVALKQALDLPDSVPSEMAYAPESVLTPIDLATIAGHVLEAEADPGALEPFLLALDAWRDGVRLLHPEPFAKLEADFDEDPFHDRDLPRDGDAHVEERVAYNEAAADYVQRKREAEDALLRQYTGMPGG, from the coding sequence ATGCCTGCCATCCAGTCCGGACCGCCGGTTTCGCCGATCCTTGCCCGGCCGCGCGATGCCCAGGGCGCCGTGCCCGCGCCTGCCGCCGGCCGGGGCTCCGCACCCGCGGCGGGCACGGGCCTTCCGCCGGGGAACGCGCGCGCTCCGGTGGCGGATGCGACCGGGCGGCGGTCGCGCGTGGACAGCGCATGGGTGCGGTCCGCGCTGGGCGACATGGCCCGGCGCTCGGCGACGCTGCACGATCGCTGGCTCAAGAAGCCGGCGTCCGAGCAATATCTCTATGCCAAGCGGCTCGAACCCGCGCAGCGCGCCCGCCTGGAAGAGGCATTGGAGCAGCGGTTCCGCCAGGCCGCCGACCCGCGCGAGCGCAAGGAGGCGATGACCTTGTGGCTGTCCGTGCAGCACGCCCGCCTGCGCACCCATGGGGACGAGCACCGCAGCGCGCACCACCGGGCCCAGGCGGGCAACATCGTGCACACACTGGGCGCGGGGCTCTTCTCGGCCACCACCTTGGCGCAGCGGGTGGCCGACAGCCGCAGCGATTACTACGACTCGATGCTCCGGCCGGAGTACCGCACGGCGCTCAACCACCTGCTGCGCGTGATCGGCGATGCGGCGCTGGAGCCGGCGCTGCGCGGGGCCGCCGAACAGGCGCTGCGCTACCACTGCGAGACCGAGGGCACCATCGCCCCGGCGCATGCGAACAGGCTGCGGCGGGACGGCATCGCCGCGCTGGCGGCGTCGGGCCACCAGTTCACGGAGGAGACATTCCTGAGCCGCTGGGAGCAGTCCTTCGCCGCGCGGCATCCTGGTTCCATGCCCGGCCGCGCGGAGCCGTCGCTCGGCGATGCGTTGCGGACCGTGCTGGCCGATCCGTCGCCGGCGCGGCGCGTGGGCGCCGTGAAGGCCTTGCTGAAGCATGCGGCGGCCGATGCGATGGCGGCGGCACAGGCGCAGGTCCTGGCGGCCATGGACACACCGGAGGCCCGCGATGCCGCGCTGTCGGTCCTGGCGCAGGCGCGGCGGCTGCTGCGCGAGGAGGCCGATCTGGACGACGACATCGCGAAGGCGCGCCCGCTGGCGGAGGTGGCCGGGGAATGGATGGGCACGCCGGAGCTGGATGTGCCGGAGCTGGACATGGGGGCGTTCGGTTCGGAAACCTATGCATCGTCGTTCTCGCGGCTGCTCGAGCGGCGTCACCCGTCCGCGCTCGCGCTGGCCGATCCCGCGGGGCGGGGGCGGGCGATTTTGGAAGAGGGCCGCGAGGTGATCCGGGCGGTGTGCGAGGACGGCACCCTCCGGGCCCAGGTGTTCGCGATGTCCGCGAACGCGCTGGGCACCTGCGGCGACAACGTGGCGGCGGGGTTCGCCGCCATCGTGCTCGCCGTGCGCGCCCACGGCATGGCGCGCGCCATCCGCGAGGGCCGTGTCGATGCCGCCGGGCTCGGGGACTGGGCGCGGCGCCAGTTCCGGCTGGGCGCGCTGGAGACCGAGGTGCACCTGTTCATCCAGCGCGCCCGGCAGCTCCAGGGCCTTCCGGAGGACATGGCGGGCCAGCTGGACCGCGAGTCGATGGAGACCCTGCTGCATGCCCAGGTGGCGCTCAAGCAGGCGCTGGACCTGCCCGACAGCGTTCCCTCCGAAATGGCCTATGCGCCCGAGAGCGTGCTGACCCCCATCGATCTGGCGACGATCGCCGGCCACGTGCTGGAGGCCGAGGCCGATCCCGGGGCGCTGGAGCCGTTCCTGCTGGCGCTCGATGCCTGGCGCGACGGCGTGCGCCTGTTGCACCCGGAGCCTTTCGCGAAGCTGGAGGCGGACTTCGACGAAGACCCGTTCCACGACCGGGATCTGCCGCGCGACGGCGATGCCCACGTGGAAGAGCGCGTGGCCTACAACGAGGCCGCCGCCGACTACGTGCAACGCAAGCGCGAGGCGGAGGATGCGCTGCTGCGGCAGTACACGGGCATGCCGGGCGGCTGA
- a CDS encoding threonine ammonia-lyase: MAPMLTLPDIQAAAARLQGQVLDTPCVESRTLSQIVGAQVFLKFENLQFTASFKERGACNKLAQLSEEERRRGVVAMSAGNHAQGVAYHAQRLGLVAVIVMPRFTPGVKVERTRGFGAQVVLHGDTLEEARAHAYALAEERGLTFVHPYDDEAVAAGQGTVGLEMLQAVPDLDSLVIAVGGGGLIAGIATAAKALRPDIEVVGVQTSRFPAMVNAVKGTHHPQGTSTIAEGIAVGTPGQTTRAVIERLVDDLLLVDEGDIEQAVLMLLEIEKTLVEGAGAAGLAALLRHPERFRGKRVGLVLCGGNIDPLLLAAIIERGMVRSGRLARIKVSARDVPGVLARITATVAEAGANIEEVHHQRAFTMLAAQNVEIELVLQTRGQEHVQQVLEHLRAAAMQADLM; encoded by the coding sequence ATGGCGCCCATGCTGACACTCCCCGACATCCAGGCCGCCGCCGCCCGACTCCAGGGCCAGGTGCTCGACACCCCTTGTGTCGAATCGCGCACGCTCTCGCAGATCGTGGGCGCGCAGGTGTTCCTCAAGTTCGAGAACCTGCAGTTCACCGCATCCTTCAAGGAACGCGGCGCCTGCAACAAGCTCGCGCAGCTGTCCGAAGAGGAGCGCCGGCGCGGCGTGGTCGCCATGAGCGCCGGCAACCATGCCCAGGGCGTCGCCTACCACGCGCAGCGCCTGGGCCTGGTGGCCGTGATCGTGATGCCGCGCTTCACGCCCGGCGTGAAGGTGGAGCGCACGCGCGGCTTCGGCGCGCAGGTGGTGCTGCACGGCGACACGCTGGAGGAAGCGCGGGCCCACGCCTATGCGCTGGCCGAGGAACGCGGCCTCACCTTCGTGCACCCCTACGACGACGAGGCCGTCGCCGCGGGCCAGGGCACGGTGGGCCTGGAGATGCTGCAGGCCGTGCCGGACCTGGACAGCCTCGTCATCGCGGTGGGCGGGGGCGGCCTCATCGCCGGCATCGCCACCGCGGCCAAGGCGCTCAGGCCAGACATCGAGGTCGTCGGCGTGCAGACCTCGCGGTTTCCGGCCATGGTCAATGCGGTCAAGGGCACGCACCACCCCCAGGGCACCTCCACCATCGCCGAGGGCATTGCCGTGGGCACGCCGGGCCAGACCACGCGCGCGGTGATCGAACGGCTCGTGGACGACCTGCTGCTGGTGGACGAGGGCGACATCGAGCAGGCCGTGCTCATGCTGCTGGAGATCGAGAAGACGCTGGTCGAAGGCGCGGGCGCCGCGGGCCTGGCAGCCCTGCTGCGCCACCCGGAGCGCTTTCGCGGCAAGCGCGTGGGGCTGGTGCTGTGCGGCGGCAACATCGACCCGCTGCTGCTGGCCGCCATCATCGAGCGCGGCATGGTGCGCTCCGGCCGGCTGGCGCGCATCAAGGTGAGCGCACGCGACGTGCCTGGCGTGCTCGCGCGCATCACCGCCACGGTGGCCGAGGCCGGCGCCAACATCGAGGAGGTGCACCACCAGCGCGCCTTCACCATGCTGGCCGCCCAGAACGTGGAGATCGAGCTCGTGCTGCAGACCCGCGGCCAGGAACACGTGCAGCAGGTGCTGGAGCACCTGCGGGCGGCCGCCATGCAGGCCGATCTGATGTGA